From a region of the Spelaeicoccus albus genome:
- a CDS encoding DUF952 domain-containing protein produces the protein MRLLHLALADDFEAARPLGEYTVSTRGTSVDDAGFIHASTAGQLPKIASMLYSDVHSPLVVLVIDEDELAGAGIEVKWETPHGSDQLFPHIYGPLPTDNDTVVAVVPVEFSGRRFVMPDLSDYDVRP, from the coding sequence ATGCGCCTGCTCCACCTCGCCCTGGCCGATGACTTCGAGGCGGCCCGCCCGCTGGGCGAATACACGGTATCGACCCGCGGCACGAGCGTCGACGACGCCGGATTCATTCACGCCTCCACTGCCGGGCAGCTACCGAAGATCGCGTCAATGCTGTACTCGGACGTGCATTCGCCGCTCGTCGTGCTTGTCATCGACGAAGATGAGCTCGCCGGCGCCGGCATCGAAGTGAAGTGGGAGACTCCGCACGGCTCCGACCAGCTCTTCCCGCACATCTACGGTCCGTTGCCGACCGATAACGACACCGTCGTCGCGGTAGTGCCGGTCGAGTTCTCCGGACGCCGATTCGTCATGCCCGACTTGAGCGACTACGACGTCCGCCCCTGA
- a CDS encoding N-acetylglucosamine-6-phosphate deacetylase: MDTLTIPPDSVVAGTLITDGSRIDDAVVAVTDGTITYAGPSREAPRTAGWPGAAVVPDDAVILPGLVDLHCHGGAGGDFGSGDVDQARAAAAFHRRSGTTTQLASLVTDGGDSMVEKTKVLVELAAADEIAGIHWEGPFLSPQRPGAQDTTYITAPDLDLVGRLVDAAAGFGATMTFAPELSGVEALISQLTMSDVVPSVGHTDAGYNDAGAALAQAAADLGGSSGMLDQRPTVTHLFNGMRPMHHRDAGTVAAALQAAGDGDAVIELIADGVHLAPEMVRLVFSLVGAPNIALVTDAMAAAGCADGSYRLGPVDVVVTDGVARLAGGDSIAGGTSTLLDVVRTTVAGGVPLPEAVLSATLAPAEVLGSADTIGSLRTGHQADLVVCDGALALHQVMKRGEWLL, translated from the coding sequence ATGGACACTCTGACCATCCCGCCCGACTCAGTCGTCGCCGGCACGCTCATCACCGACGGCTCCCGGATCGACGACGCGGTCGTCGCCGTCACGGACGGGACCATCACGTACGCCGGTCCGTCACGCGAAGCGCCGCGCACAGCCGGATGGCCCGGGGCCGCAGTCGTACCGGACGATGCAGTGATCCTTCCCGGTCTGGTCGACTTGCACTGCCATGGCGGCGCCGGCGGCGATTTCGGATCAGGCGACGTCGATCAAGCCCGCGCGGCGGCAGCATTTCACCGGCGATCCGGCACCACCACGCAGTTGGCCAGTCTGGTGACCGACGGCGGCGATTCGATGGTCGAGAAGACGAAGGTGCTGGTGGAGTTGGCTGCGGCCGACGAGATCGCCGGCATCCATTGGGAGGGCCCGTTCCTTTCCCCTCAACGGCCCGGTGCCCAGGACACCACCTACATCACGGCGCCGGATCTCGACCTCGTGGGCCGGCTTGTCGACGCCGCCGCCGGTTTCGGCGCCACCATGACCTTCGCACCGGAGCTTTCCGGAGTCGAAGCCCTCATTTCTCAGTTGACAATGAGCGACGTCGTGCCGTCGGTCGGCCACACGGACGCCGGCTACAACGACGCCGGCGCGGCGCTGGCGCAAGCAGCGGCCGATTTGGGCGGATCTTCCGGCATGCTCGACCAGCGTCCGACGGTCACGCATTTGTTCAACGGGATGCGGCCAATGCATCATCGCGACGCCGGTACCGTGGCCGCCGCGCTGCAAGCTGCAGGAGACGGCGATGCGGTCATCGAGCTGATCGCGGACGGTGTCCATCTGGCCCCCGAGATGGTTCGATTGGTATTCAGCCTGGTCGGCGCCCCCAATATCGCCCTTGTCACGGACGCGATGGCAGCGGCCGGCTGCGCGGACGGAAGCTATCGGCTCGGCCCGGTCGACGTCGTCGTCACGGACGGCGTGGCCCGCCTGGCCGGCGGCGACTCCATTGCCGGCGGCACGTCGACCCTGCTGGACGTCGTCCGCACCACGGTGGCCGGCGGTGTGCCGCTACCCGAGGCGGTCCTCAGCGCCACGCTGGCCCCGGCCGAAGTGCTCGGCAGCGCCGACACCATCGGATCGTTGCGCACCGGCCACCAAGCCGATCTCGTGGTCTGCGACGGCGCACTGGCACTGCATCAAGTGATGAAGCGCGGAGAGTGGCTGCTCTAG
- a CDS encoding AI-2E family transporter — MQGEESAVRNDPSVADPDVVPPPQLGQLGVPFNASNPLYFGFVGAIGVLLAIGLWHLVSQVSGVITLIVGALFIALGLEPIIAWLARHKIPRPLAIVLVDLILIGAVAAFISSIVPTIVQQSTALVNATPDYVNTIINSQFIQDMNAKFHLADKITGEVQEKLGDAKTISAVLGGVFGVGKAVVSGVFSVVTILVLTLYFQASLPVTKAWIYRLAPRSRRTRTRLIGDQITNNIGRYVSGQVIIASINGVCCYFMLLIVGVPFPAILAVVAALFGLIPLIGATIGAIIIVVVTLFQSWSTALVVLIYYVLYQQFENYVIQPRVMARAVSVSGSVAVIAALCGGALAGVLGALVAIPVAAAIILIIREVLIPRQDRL, encoded by the coding sequence GTGCAGGGCGAGGAATCCGCCGTCCGCAACGACCCGTCGGTTGCCGACCCGGACGTCGTCCCCCCGCCTCAGCTCGGCCAGCTCGGCGTGCCGTTCAACGCCTCGAATCCGCTGTACTTCGGATTCGTCGGGGCAATCGGGGTGCTCTTGGCCATTGGGTTGTGGCACCTGGTCAGCCAAGTCAGCGGCGTCATCACGCTCATCGTCGGAGCCCTGTTCATCGCGCTTGGCCTCGAGCCGATCATCGCCTGGCTGGCCCGGCACAAGATTCCGCGGCCCTTGGCAATCGTCCTGGTCGATCTCATCTTGATCGGCGCCGTCGCCGCGTTCATCTCGTCGATAGTGCCCACGATCGTGCAACAGTCGACTGCGCTGGTCAATGCGACTCCGGACTATGTGAACACGATCATCAATTCGCAGTTCATCCAAGACATGAACGCCAAATTCCACCTGGCCGATAAAATTACCGGCGAAGTGCAGGAGAAGCTCGGCGACGCCAAGACGATTTCCGCGGTGCTCGGCGGGGTCTTCGGCGTCGGCAAGGCAGTGGTGTCCGGGGTATTCAGCGTCGTCACGATCCTGGTGCTCACACTGTATTTTCAAGCTTCCCTGCCGGTCACAAAAGCCTGGATCTACCGGTTGGCGCCCCGGTCGCGCCGCACTCGCACACGGCTCATCGGCGACCAGATCACGAACAATATCGGCCGTTACGTCTCCGGCCAGGTCATCATCGCGTCGATCAACGGTGTGTGCTGCTATTTCATGCTGCTGATAGTCGGTGTGCCCTTCCCCGCCATCCTCGCGGTCGTGGCTGCCTTGTTCGGACTCATTCCGTTGATTGGCGCCACTATCGGCGCAATTATCATCGTCGTGGTCACATTGTTCCAAAGCTGGTCGACGGCGCTGGTCGTGCTGATCTACTACGTGTTGTACCAGCAGTTCGAAAATTACGTGATCCAACCGCGCGTCATGGCGCGGGCCGTGTCGGTATCTGGTTCGGTCGCAGTCATCGCAGCGCTGTGCGGCGGAGCGCTGGCCGGAGTCCTGGGCGCCCTGGTGGCGATTCCCGTCGCCGCAGCGATCATATTGATCATTCGAGAAGTACTCATCCCGCGACAAGATCGGTTGTGA
- the nucS gene encoding endonuclease NucS, producing MRLVIAECSIDYAGRLSAHLPKASRLLMLKADGSLLVHSDGGSYKPLNWMSPPCTFTISDPSATEAAAGVTELWTLTNTKTDDKLVVSVYSTRHDESFELGVDPGLIKDGVEAHLQKLLAEHIETLGSGYSLVRREYMTAVGPIDILAKDSDGGSVAVEIKRRGEIDGVEQLTRYLELMNRDPLLAPVQGVFAAQEIRPQARVLATDRGIRCVTLDYDALRGMDDPESRLF from the coding sequence GTGCGCTTAGTCATTGCCGAATGCTCGATCGATTACGCGGGCCGCCTCAGTGCCCACCTACCGAAAGCCAGCCGGCTGTTGATGCTCAAGGCCGACGGCAGCCTTCTCGTGCACTCCGACGGCGGCTCGTACAAGCCGCTCAATTGGATGAGCCCGCCGTGTACCTTCACGATCAGCGACCCCTCGGCCACCGAGGCGGCCGCCGGCGTGACCGAGTTGTGGACGCTGACGAACACCAAGACGGACGACAAACTCGTGGTGTCGGTCTACTCCACCCGGCACGACGAGAGTTTCGAACTCGGCGTCGATCCCGGACTGATCAAGGACGGCGTCGAGGCCCACCTGCAAAAACTGCTGGCCGAGCACATCGAGACGCTCGGTTCCGGCTACAGCCTGGTGCGGCGCGAATACATGACTGCCGTTGGACCTATCGACATCCTGGCCAAGGACTCCGATGGCGGCTCGGTCGCCGTCGAAATCAAACGACGCGGAGAGATCGACGGCGTCGAGCAACTCACCCGGTATCTCGAACTGATGAACCGCGATCCGTTGTTGGCGCCGGTGCAGGGCGTCTTTGCCGCGCAAGAGATCCGGCCGCAAGCGCGAGTACTGGCCACCGACCGCGGCATCCGCTGCGTCACCCTCGACTATGACGCGCTTCGCGGCATGGACGATCCGGAATCCCGTCTTTTCTAG